From the Candidatus Eisenbacteria bacterium genome, the window GTCTTTCGCGCCGCGATCTCGGGAAGCATCCCGCTCCCCCTCCTCCCGCTCATCCCCCTCGGGATCGTATCCGCGTTCGCACGGGATCGAAGAAGAGCTCTCCTCTCGTTCGGGGCGCTTCTCCTCTTCGGGCCGCTCCTCGTTCTCGCTCTCCGCTTCCCGCTTGCTCCCGAACGCGTGGAGGAGAACGCGGTCTTCTTCCTCCCCGCTTTCGCGATCCTCGTCCTCTTTCTCTCGTTCGGCGTCGACCTACTCCTTCGCGGCTGCGCGGGGAGAAGATCTCTTCTCCTCGGCATGCGGGCCGTGCTTCTCCTGCTCGTCGCGGCCCGCTGCGCGTCGGCCTGGCGCGATCATCCGTATGACGAGGTCTCCCTCCCCGAGGAATACGCGCGGCAGGTTCTCGCTTCCATTCCGAGAGGGGCGATCCTCCTCGCGGAAGGAGACGACATCGTCTTCCCGCTCCATTATCTTCAGAGAGCGCTCGGCCTGCGCACCGACGTGCAAATCCTCGATACACGAGGGACGGTCTTCCCGCCGAGGAGCGAGCGTACGCGCGGCGATCGATACGCGACCTTCCCGCTCGAGGGGTTCATCCCCTCGGGCCTTCTCTTTCGCGATCCGAGCGCGGCTCCCGCGCCGGTTTCCGAGAGCGCGCGGCCCGCGCCCGGCGAAGAGCGGCTTCTTCGGCGATCGGCGCCGCTTCGATCCCTCTGGACAAACTATCTCGAGACGAGGGCCCGCTCGGAGGACTCGGTCGAGCGGGCGGCTCTCTTCCGGCGAGCGGCTCTGGCTCTTTCCGAGGAATCCCCGGAGACGGACGACCGCCGCGCGGTTCTCTACGCGGAGGCAACCGTCCTTGTGGAGCGCGGTGAAGAGGAAGAGGCGGCGGCGCGGCTTCGAGATCTCTTGTCGGAAAAGCCGCTCGACGCGCGGGCATCCCTCCTCCTCGCCACGATCGAGCTTCGGAGGGGGGATGCGGAGAGCGCTCTTCGCCTCGCCTCTCTCTCCGGCGAGGCGACCGCATCCGAGCGCACGAGCAGCGCGGTCATCCACCTCTACGCGGGGAAGATTGAGCGGGCGCGCGAGCTCCTCGAGGAGGCGGCGCGGCTCGATCCGCTCGCGACGGAGCCGCTCGCGCTCCTCCAGCGCCTCGCATCGGAAAACGCCGAGTGGGAGAAGTCGGCGCGTCTCGGGTCGCGGGCGCTCGCGATCGATCCGACGCTCGCCGGCGTTCATCTTCTTCTTGCCCGCGCGTATCGGGCGATGGGAGACGACACGCGCGCGGTCCGCGCGTACCGCATGCTCCTCCGATCGGAGCCGAACCACGCGGGAGCGGAGGAGGCGAACGCGTATCTTGCGGAGAACGTCGGGGTAGCGCAGTAGACCGATCGGCTACCGCGGCGGCTTCATCGGCTCGCCGAGGAGCCGGGAGA encodes:
- a CDS encoding tetratricopeptide repeat protein — its product is VFRAAISGSIPLPLLPLIPLGIVSAFARDRRRALLSFGALLLFGPLLVLALRFPLAPERVEENAVFFLPAFAILVLFLSFGVDLLLRGCAGRRSLLLGMRAVLLLLVAARCASAWRDHPYDEVSLPEEYARQVLASIPRGAILLAEGDDIVFPLHYLQRALGLRTDVQILDTRGTVFPPRSERTRGDRYATFPLEGFIPSGLLFRDPSAAPAPVSESARPAPGEERLLRRSAPLRSLWTNYLETRARSEDSVERAALFRRAALALSEESPETDDRRAVLYAEATVLVERGEEEEAAARLRDLLSEKPLDARASLLLATIELRRGDAESALRLASLSGEATASERTSSAVIHLYAGKIERARELLEEAARLDPLATEPLALLQRLASENAEWEKSARLGSRALAIDPTLAGVHLLLARAYRAMGDDTRAVRAYRMLLRSEPNHAGAEEANAYLAENVGVAQ